CGGACTATGTGACCCTGTACTTCGAAGACGGGACGGACAACCTCTACCACCCTGGCAACAAGTCCAAGAAGTACCGCAGCGTCAGCTTCATAGACCCTGCCTACTGGAACGCTGTAATGGGCCAGTAAGACCGGTTAACGGTGGAATATAACAGGGGCCGCGACTCGCGAGTCGCGGCCCCTGTTGCTTTCCTACGCCAGCGGCACCACGGCAGAGGACCAGAAAAAGGGAACGCTATTGTCCCGGTTTTGTGGGTCCCTGGATAAGAGAAAGGCCCCTTGCACTTTGGTCAAGGGGCCTCAAAATCAGATCAACAAGCAACTGCCTGCTAAGGCCACATCATCGCTTGCTGTACTGCTTGGCCTTGCGGGCGCGCTTCAGACCGTACTTCTTGCTCTCCTTCTCACGAGAATCGCGGGTGATGAAGCCCGCCTTCTTGAGAGATGCGCGGAGGTTGGGGTCTGCCGTCTCGAGAGCGCGGGCGATGCCGTGCCGCAGGGCCCCGGCCTGGCTGACGACGCCGCCGCCGTCTACCTTGGCAACGACCCTGAACTGCCCGACCGTGTCTGTGACTTTGAAAGGGGATGTAATCACGGTCTGCCACTGCTCCCAGGGGAAGGCCTCTTCAAACGGCTTGCCGTTCACAACGATGGGGCCGCGCTCCATATATACCCTAACGCGGGCTACAGCTGTCTTGCGCCGGCCGGTCCCATAATAGTAGCTCTGCTGGTTCACCTGGGCCTCCTAGGATGCCGAAGCCGTGGCAGGCGTCTCGGACGGCTGCGCGGCCTTGTTTGATGCGTTGACCTGGGCGGCGTGCGGGTGCTCGCTGCCGGTGTAGATCTTGACACGTGAGAGCATGTTCTTCCCGACTGCGTTCTTGGGAAGCATTCCCTTGATGGAGTGCTTAAGTACGCGAGCAGGGTACTTGGTATGCAGCTCGGCCAGTGTCTGCGTCTTCAGACCGCCGTGGAAGCCGCTGTGCCGGTAGTAGACCTTCTTGTCCAGCTTGGCGCCGGTGACCTGTATCTTCTCCGCGTTGATCACCACCACGAAGTCGCCGGTGTTCAGGTACGGCACATAGCTTGGCTTGTTCTTGCCCGTGAGCAGCGTTGCGATCTCGGTCGAGAGCCGTCCGAGGTTCTTGCCTGACGCATCCACAACGTGCCACGCAGCCTTAACGTCCGAGACCCGTGTCCAGTGCGGATGTATGTTCGTTGCCATCTGTCTCACCAACCTTTAAGCGGAAATCGTCGTAATTTACCCTGATTAGACAGAGGCCTTCCGGAGGAAGCGCTCGCGCCACGCAATCTACCGGCGTCCTGTCTATCATCGCTTTTAACTGGACCGGGGTGATTTTCCCCAGTCCCACATCCACCAGCGCGCCGGCCATACGGCGCACCTGGTGCGGCAGGAAGGCGTTCCCTTCGACCTCAAAGGTCAGCAGGGGAGGCTGCGTAACCACGCCGGCCTCAAACACTTCCCTGACGGTGCTTGCGTCCCTGCGCGCCAAAGGGGCCGCAAAACCTGCAAAGTCGTGCACACCTTCGAACATCGCCGCCCCAGTCCGCATAGCCCCCACATCCAGCCGGGCTGATACGTGATGCGTGATTCGCCTGAGGAGGGGCGATCTGGCCGCAGCGCAGTATATCACATACCTGTACCTGCGGCTTCGGGCATGCCGCCGCGGATCGAAATCATCCGGAGCGGCGCCCACCCATTTCACTGATATGTCGGCTGGCAGGTAGTGATTAAGCGCCTTTTGGAACGTCGCCAGCCCATGCCGCGACGAGGTGTCGAACGCTACGACCTGGCCCAGGGCGTGTACCCCGGCGTCAGTTCTCCCCGCCCCTTTAACTCTTACAAATTCCCCGGTGAGGTTGTTAATTGCCCTCTCGAGTTGCTGTTGGACCGAGGGGGCTTTCGCCTGGTGCTGGAAACCGCTGTAGGCGGTGCCGTCGTACTCGACTACCAGCGCGAGCCTCATCTCATTAGCCTTGATTTCTACTTGCCTTCCGGCACCAGCTCAAGAATGGCCATCGGCGCGGCATCGCCCTTGCGCGGCTCGGTCTTCATGATGCGGGTGTACCCACCCGGCCGCGTCTTGTAGCGCGGGCCGATCACTTCGAACAGCTTCGTCACTACCTTCTCGTCGGTGATGACCGCAGCGACCATGCGGCGATCGTGCAGCGTGCCACCCTTGCTGCGGGTTATGAGCTTCTCCGCCATGCGGCGGATCTCTTTGGCCTTGGGCTCGGTGGTCTGTATTGACTCGTGCTGAATGAGGGAGGCTACCCCCAGCTTCAGTATTGCAATTCTTTCGTTGGTTGGGCGTCCCAGCTTTCGCCCTGAAAGACCGTGTCTCACGTCTAGTCTCCTGGTTCTACGCCTTGGTTGTCTCTGCGCCGAGCTCCGCCGCGTCTTATTTCTCTTCCTGCTGGTTCTCCGGGTCTATCTCCGCGGGCAGCAGGTTCATCTCGCGCAGCCTGTCATAGAGTTCGTTCAGTGACTTCTCGCCGAAGTTCCTGATCTGGAGGAGCGCTGACCGCTTCATCTCCAGCACCTGCCCCACCTTGTCTATACCTGCGCGCTTCAGGCAGTTCAGAGTCCTGGACGAAAGGTCAAGCCTCTCCACAGGGACGTTGTACTGCTCCGGTGAGATCTTGAGGCGAATGGGTGTGCCCTCTTCGCTGCTTTCGGACGCCTTCTGCGCATTCGCGAACAGGAAGAACTGGTCGACCAGAATCTTACCGGCCTGGCGCAGAGCGTCCACGGGCGCGATCGATCCGTCGGTCCAGATTTCAAGCGTCAGCCGCTCGAAATCAGTGCGATGGCCCACGCGCACCGGCTCAACCTTGTAGTTGACCTTGCGAACGGGGCTGAAGATAGCATCCACCGGCAGGACGCCAATCGGCAGGCCGTCGCCGCGCGAGGCCTCGGAATAGCCTTTGCCGCGCTCTACGTTGAACTCAACGGAGAGATTTGCATCGTCCGAGTCCAGCGTTGCCAGATGAAGCTCCGGGTTAACGATCTCGAACTCGGAGGAGGCCATGATGTCCCCGGCGCTGACCTCGCCTTGCCCCGCAACTTCAAGGCGGAGCTTGCCCCTCCGGTCCACTTCGGACTTCAGGCGAATGCCCTTAACGTTCAGGAGAAAATCGGAGACCTGCTCCTTGACGTGGGGAATGGTGGCGTACTCGTGAAGGACGCTGTCTATCTTCACCCAGGTGATAGCGGTTCCGGGGAGCGAGCTGAACAGCACGCGCCTCAGCGGGGCGCCCAACGTGTTGCCGTAGCCCTGGGGAAGGGGCTCCGCGACAAATTTCCCATACCGGTCGTCGGCATCGACGACCTTGATCTGGGAAACAGGATCGCGTCCCTGTTCCTCGG
This genomic stretch from SAR202 cluster bacterium harbors:
- a CDS encoding 50S ribosomal protein L17 yields the protein MRHGLSGRKLGRPTNERIAILKLGVASLIQHESIQTTEPKAKEIRRMAEKLITRSKGGTLHDRRMVAAVITDEKVVTKLFEVIGPRYKTRPGGYTRIMKTEPRKGDAAPMAILELVPEGK
- the rplM gene encoding 50S ribosomal protein L13, which encodes MATNIHPHWTRVSDVKAAWHVVDASGKNLGRLSTEIATLLTGKNKPSYVPYLNTGDFVVVINAEKIQVTGAKLDKKVYYRHSGFHGGLKTQTLAELHTKYPARVLKHSIKGMLPKNAVGKNMLSRVKIYTGSEHPHAAQVNASNKAAQPSETPATASAS
- the truA gene encoding tRNA pseudouridine(38-40) synthase TruA, with protein sequence MRLALVVEYDGTAYSGFQHQAKAPSVQQQLERAINNLTGEFVRVKGAGRTDAGVHALGQVVAFDTSSRHGLATFQKALNHYLPADISVKWVGAAPDDFDPRRHARSRRYRYVIYCAAARSPLLRRITHHVSARLDVGAMRTGAAMFEGVHDFAGFAAPLARRDASTVREVFEAGVVTQPPLLTFEVEGNAFLPHQVRRMAGALVDVGLGKITPVQLKAMIDRTPVDCVARALPPEGLCLIRVNYDDFRLKVGETDGNEHTSALDTGLGR
- a CDS encoding DNA-directed RNA polymerase subunit alpha, with amino-acid sequence MVNFQSFAFKDASAEEQGRDPVSQIKVVDADDRYGKFVAEPLPQGYGNTLGAPLRRVLFSSLPGTAITWVKIDSVLHEYATIPHVKEQVSDFLLNVKGIRLKSEVDRRGKLRLEVAGQGEVSAGDIMASSEFEIVNPELHLATLDSDDANLSVEFNVERGKGYSEASRGDGLPIGVLPVDAIFSPVRKVNYKVEPVRVGHRTDFERLTLEIWTDGSIAPVDALRQAGKILVDQFFLFANAQKASESSEEGTPIRLKISPEQYNVPVERLDLSSRTLNCLKRAGIDKVGQVLEMKRSALLQIRNFGEKSLNELYDRLREMNLLPAEIDPENQQEEK
- the rpsI gene encoding 30S ribosomal protein S9 encodes the protein MNQQSYYYGTGRRKTAVARVRVYMERGPIVVNGKPFEEAFPWEQWQTVITSPFKVTDTVGQFRVVAKVDGGGVVSQAGALRHGIARALETADPNLRASLKKAGFITRDSREKESKKYGLKRARKAKQYSKR